The following are encoded together in the Phaseolus vulgaris cultivar G19833 chromosome 9, P. vulgaris v2.0, whole genome shotgun sequence genome:
- the LOC137822317 gene encoding uncharacterized protein yields the protein MGSNNSRLNGKGGEVLPARVRSRIEELRRRSEKKELNFDGSVDGGKSQYYEENYGGDSNKGSLNDIRKDKHVERVSKVVPVPVSEPGKQHNELYNEEKGRDVGKKDENVKSAWLQQGNATYGSDDEEDEDEDDDDIESGRNIGPSSPSFKIYCIESKNKKEEEFPESKDLGC from the exons ATGGGGTCCAACAATTCAAGGTTGAATGGAAAAGGAGGGGAGGTGTTGCCTGCTAGGGTCCGTAGCAGAATTGAAGAGTTGAGACGCAGGAGTGAAAAGAAGGAGCTGAATTTTGATGGTAGTGTAGATGGTGGAAAGTCTCAATATTATGAAGAAAATTATGGTGGCGACAGTAATAAGGGTTCTCTGAATGACATTAGAAAAGACAAACATGTTGAAAGAGTCTCCAAAGTGGTTCCAGTGCCAGTTTCTGAACCCGGGAAACAGCATAATGAGTTATACAATGAAGAAAAAGGGAGAGATGTTGGAAAGAAGGATGAGAACGTGAAGAGTGCATGGCTGCAGCAAGGGAATGCAACGTATGGCAGTGATGACGAAGAGGACGAAGATGAAGATGACGACGACATTGAAAGTGGAAGAAATATAGGTCCATCATCTCccagtttcaaaatttattgcATAGAATCCAAGAACAAGAAGGAGGAAGAATTTCCTGAGTCAAAGGATCTag GTTGTTAA